The Anas platyrhynchos isolate ZD024472 breed Pekin duck chromosome 1, IASCAAS_PekinDuck_T2T, whole genome shotgun sequence genomic sequence GACATAAAAAAACAATTAACTACATTAgctagaaaatgcattacataGACATTCTAgtacattaatattaatatgtGCAAATTAATGACAATTCACAATTTCAATGTGCAAATGAAGAACTTtataaagtatataaaatatatgaaagcaAAATAGTCTGGAGAAAGCTATGAGTGTTCAGCTTTAGCATGTACTCACTAGTTAGAAATAACTTTTCCAGATGTAGGAGGAGCACCAGAAAGATACCCTTTGCTAACGACTTTATCCATCATGGTACCCAGTAGAATAACAATGTAAGCAATTAAACCCAAAGTAACTGACTGGCTGTCATGGACTTTTATCCCTGCTGCATACAGCCAAAACTTGCATGAGGCTAAAGGCAACGAGCAGCTAACACAGTCTTTTATTTGAATTCTTGAACATTTTCATCTCCATTTGAATTCTGATAAACAAGGCAGATTTTCAAAGTCCTCACTGTGAagcactgaaaagctgcagtggcCTTTTTGGTACAGTTAATTTTTCCCAAATTTCTTCAAAGAAGTCTCTGACCTAAACCCAGCTTGTTCGTTTTCATCCCTAACACTTACAGTCTTTTAGGATTTTAACTCCCCTGATCCACACGGCTGCACACTGGAGGAAGGAGGGCTTTTGTAAGGACTAACGTCATTGACAGATATTGTTTTCTGGTGCCTGGGAAGAATATATTGCTTTCATGCAGTGGGGGCAGGATCCGGGCTGGAATTAAGTTCTAaaaagaccccccccccctcctgctgTTTTACGGGCTTTGTGGGAGGACAGATTCCAGTCATTCTTCCCTTAACCACACACCAAGTGACTAATACATCGCCTGTCACTAGTCACTGGGCCGTGAGTGTTATGACAGTGAAATCAGCCCTGAAATGCAGATGCAAAGACCACCCTGCCAGCTCACCTTTGATTTGCCCaatattttcttatattctgtttcttccttccttatttCAGAACGGAGTTGTCCACAGGGACCTAAAACTGGAAAACATCCTTCTTGATGACAATTTTAATATTAAGGTAGGATTCTTTCTCTCATCTTCTCAGAATGGATTTGCAtgttttgtaacatttttatcCAAGGTATTAGAAGATCCAGTGTTATGGCAACAGCTACTAAGCAACAGCATCTGGCAAGAGGCTCAGGGGTTTGGAGGTTGGGGAAAGAGCACCATTGGTGATGAGTCAGACACGCTAACTGAAACTGTGCAAAATTTGGGGGAGGAGGCCCTGTCCTTCCACCCAAAGACCACGATTCTCCAAGCAGCATCTATTTACTGGTGGAAACAGCAGCACGTTTTGTGCAAATTAGTTTATTTTACAAATGGTATTATTGCTGACTGCTGCTGGGgctagagaaaaaaacaacctcctGGTCTACAGGGTTCAAGTGCCTCCTACAGAACACTCTGAATGTCCTTTTGATCATGGCTGGAAAATAAGCAAATAGAGTTTCAAAATAAACCTAGTAAAGCACATGTGCTTCATTAGGAAGTGGCCTTGGAACTCCAGACACAAACGTATACTTTGGATAGTGATGTCAGTGATGTCACTTCCATGTCATTGCTCCCCAGTGAAAGCATGGGAATgaccttttttcccttcttcttccatttttgcTAAAAGCTGCAACACAAAGACAAATAATGCAGGGATTAGAGAAGATTTCAGGTGGCTGAACCTGTTTCACTTTCAGCTTTGTTCCTGCCTGGCTAGCTGGGttcactgatctgcagacacacAGACAGAGGCAAGGAAACGCCAAAGCGTTTCTGCTGACTCTTGGGCATCCTTGCTTAattaacaaaggaaaacaatcaAGGAGCTGTCTGCATAGCCAGCTAAATAGTCTGGATTTTCgctttttctctgctgaaagTCCTGAGGCTGCACGCACTGCCTCCTGCTTACGCTGGAGAGATTGTCTTCATTTTAAGCTGCTGTGCAATGGAAATGGAAAGTAGCATATGGTAGCCACCATCTGTGTagcattgatgacagaagctaACTTGGATCAACTGGTGGATTAAAGACACATAAATATGCGGTTTCTAAAAATAGGCTTTTACAGAAGGCCCATCCTATGCAGCGCTTGGACATTTTGCTGTTAACATCCCGTGTCAGGGCGAACCTCTCCGCTTCTGTTCCCGCAGCGCCGCTCCCTGCGGCAGCCCCAGATGGTCTCAGCAGCGCTGAAAACAAAAAGTCGCCTTTCTAGGACATTGTATACGGAACAGGCTTCCGCAGGCAGGATGACCTTTCTTTCCACATTACGCACCAAGCTATCTTCCCAGCTAATCAGGGAATTCTTGAGAGAAAAGAGGAATTTGGGGAATTTGCTAGCTGCGGTGGCCTGGATCTCGGCACTGTAGTCTTCATATGCAAAACCAATCACTTCCCCGAGCCTCTGGGGAGCTGCGCTTTGTCAGAAGGCTCAGCAGCCTCCCCTGTCTTCTTTCTGAGAGCCTGATCTTCCTGCGGGGGCGAGGGGGAGGATGgggacccaggggctgcagAACCACAGATGTGTTTCAGCTGCCACAGAGATGGGCACTGCTGTGCCAAGAAATTCAGGTCCAACTGTTTGGACTCACCTTTTCCATGAAGgctgcccttctctgaactAAATGGTGTTTGAGCTGCTATGTGGGTGTTTTGTATAGTTCCAGCCTTTCTCCAGTTACTTCTCTGAGGACTTCAGAGCATGGCTCAGTGGACAAGGCTGCCTCGCGTGGATGGGTGGCTTCAGGCTCTCTAGCTGTCCACTGCTAACAGTATCCACGAAGTCTCATGAagctaataaataaaatgagctGGGGAAGCAGTTTGTATTTTATGCATATCACTATCAATAGTGTTTGAATGAGGGTTACTTCAAGAggcaactctttttttttgtagtttacCTTTTTCTCCCTTCCGTTTCTTTTACACCTTTCCTACCTCACGACTAAGCTCAGCTTTGAATACTTGATGTTAAATGTACTGCTGCTATTTCCTTGATCCTGAAGCCTTGAATGCATTACTGTGGTTTCTGTGTTAGTTGCACAGAATTTTACTTCccactttttctttgtttcactaAACAGTAACCGTTGGCAAGGAAACACATATGGAGCTGTAAATTATTTATTGGGAGCAAATCTATCAGGTCCTGATTCTGAAATTATGTATATAGTTTATTCTTATATCTGGTTATTCAggtggaaaaagagaaatatgcAGTTTGGGGGATGGTATTGACTGATGGCTTCAAGTACTGAGTGGAAGACATTTTCTAGAAATGGAGTGATAGTCTTATCTGTACTCCGTCACTATTTACATTTCATTCAGCGGATTACAAGGCACTTACAAAATTGGCAGTCTGATTTTAAGAATGACAAAATGAAAGGAATCCCTTTGTTCCTGGGTGCAATGTGCGATTGAAAACATGTTTCTGAAGAATCCAATGATCTAGACGCTGCGGTATATACACAAACATGTCATAGTAACGTGAGGACAAAATTAATAAGATATGGTAAAAATAGATCCGTGTAGCACAACTCAAGCAGTAATTCCAGGACAGGAAATAAAGAGGACAATTAATCCATCAGAAGTTATTATCCAGCCTAAAAGGGCCCCAAGCCATTTTACATGATACTACAGTAACATGGAAACCATTTGTAAATTTTAGCTATAGAAATGAAGGTCATGAAACGGTGTTTGGAAACAtaattagctttttttcttaagttaaAGTAGTGAGTAGAAGTCTCTGGAAACAATTGTGTTGAAGTACAGCAACTAGGAAACACCGGTGTCTGAAAGCTGACAAAAAATTACAAGTTTTGGAGAGTCCTGTAGGTCTACAGGCCAGAGCTGGAGGGCAATGAGGGGAAGAAAGTGATCTGATCAGTGTCATGTAGTTATGTTTTTCAGTGTCTTGGTATATGTGGTAGTATTTTCTGCAAACTATTACTTAAAACCGCTAAATGcagcaaacacaaataaatgaaatgagttTTAAGCACTTACAAGACTGAACATGCACCCAGATCTGTGGGGTACAAGGATTTAATCCAGCCAATTCATCAAATGCTATCTTGCCTTTCTCACCAGATATACACCCAACTGGGGCACTTTCATACTTTGGAGAGGATATCTTCCTTCATAGTCCTAACGCAGCTGGGGTGGGCAGGGTCAGACAGGTAGCAGGGCTAAGGCAGCCCCAGAGCACTGCAAGAGCTGCCTTCAGCTGGTGAATTAGAGAGCTCTGAGTGGAAGAGGTTCACACCAGCTTTAGGCATCTGCCCTTTGtggtcttgaaaaaaaaagccttgaatcctttcttttctctgttaatCTTAAAGGCACTGAGTTCCTAGTGTTTGGTTCACTCTAGGGATGACTTTGCTAGAAGAACTAGCAGTGGGGTGAGGGTGCAGTTGCCCCCATTAGCCCGTAGCTCCTGCAAACGGCATGATGAGGACCACATGCACCCCGTGCAGCACTGCAGTGCTTCCCCAGTGCCTAAATCCCCCAAACTGCACGCGGTGAGCTTCAGAGAAACTGCTGCACAGTGCGACAGCCGGGGAATTAGTGCTTCTTGCTATCCAAATGCTGTGTCCCTGTCCTGTGCCACAAGCTACCCCCGGGGATGCCTCTGACACGCTGCCTGGCGCGACGGAGAGAGCCTCcttgctcacagcagggctgcGGCGGCTCCTGGACTGGGAATTGCACCTAAAATAGATGTCTAGCAGAGCTTGACGCAAGCTGCATGATCGGCCCCAAAGTGATAGAAGGAGACAAAAATGCAAGTATAATAGTAACATAATCCCACTAACTACACTTTCTCCTGGGCTGGTAAGGGGACACCAATCAGACTAACCACCGAGAACCCATGAGGGTTTCGTATGTGCAGGGTAAGTGTATGTAATTGGGATTTACCTTGCTGGAAGTCTCACCCGGTGCACATGCGTTTCAATTGCTCTAAGagacttaattatttttctgtctacaGCACAAAAAGACAGATTCTTAAGTGGGGCAAAACCGACAGTTTCCACAAGTGCAAACCTCATGGAATTTATAGTCGACGCTTAAACAATAAATTACATCTGGTTGATCAGAGTAACAGTAAATACGAAACATTCACCTCCTGAAGTGAGGGGAATAAAGCCCACTTCCCAGCTCCTCCCAATTTAGGAAGTTTTTTGACTTGATGCCTTAGTTCCATTTAAGTGCCAAGAACATGAAGTAATGTTGGCTTCTATTAATCTTGTTTTGGGGGGGCATGACAGTTTTAATGGGAAAAGCTGATAAACATCAGTCTGTGAGTATGGGAGTGGACTGTAACATAAATACTCTTTTCCTGAATggtcaaaatgaaaacataaatgcCCGGTCTGAGAGTTTCTTAGTGTGAACAATGGTATGTGTAGCCCTATATATATTCATGCACATCTACATGCATTTTATACATTCCATGGTGTTAAGGGAATGTATTTTCTTAAGGAATCACACTGTGCAGTGTCTGTCCCTGTCTTAGCTGCATCCTGaactaaaataaaactcagtgaCCAGCACGAAGTTTCAGTGCTGAAATGATCCCATTCTTCCCATGATTGACAGGGCACACTTCACAGGGCTTAAAACCAACTTCCTGCAAGCCAGTCAGGGTGACTTGATAAGAAAGTGGAATTCAGAGCAATTAAGTGCAATCTGAGCCATGAGAATATGTTTGCAGACTGCAATTGTACACCAGCTGTTTTCAATGACATTCCAGCCATACAATGATGATTTTACAAACCACGTTTATTTAAGGGTTGAATTTTCTGCTGTGGGTTGATGATACGCTGTTTGGGGGACTGAGCAAATTCAAGCCATGAATGGACGTGGTGGAATGAATTAATATTAATGAACAGGAATCGGCTGCTCTTTGAGCAAGACATTGTGAACCCAAATTGTCAGCGGAATACCTGCACACACTGAACATCAAAACAGGAGAGGGGGAAGTATGAAATTTCATATTTGCTCtgtgactttaaaaaaatggtgaaaatgatattttaaaatagaagtttatatttttaacatgaaagtgtatctgtgtatatatagatagataggtATTTATGGATATTTATATATTCACTTtatccataaatatttttttttcatggtaaggaaagaaaattggGAACTTCTGTCTGTACTTCACCAGCTTTCTTACTTCAGTCTCAACTATGACATTTTTTAGCCTAGTTTTGATAGTTAATAGAGACAAATTCTTTATGTCTCCCAAGAGTTTGCTAGACATTGGAGTTAAACAGGTATTAGTAGCAATAGTGATACACATTTTAGAAAGTCAAGAGTGATTGCTGCTGCTGGTaaattccctttcttttctggtcACTTTGTCTTATCTTGAATTTTTTCTTATAATATCAAGTAATCACTGCTTCTTTCTGGGGTTTAATTTCTTTCTGGTAGAAAAGACATGAATAAGgtgagaaaaacccagagaAAGCCCCTGTCTCTTAAATCTATAAACTGATAATACCTTTTTTATGCCTGTGCTTTATGTCTTTTATGTATGTCCTATGTCAGTAGTGGGCAGTCATAAAAATATCTctaggaaacagaaacatttagGTTTCAAACAAGATAAAAAATGAGATGTGTTGCCTTCTgctaaagaaacaaaggaaatgcaaaggTTGTGGGAGTATTTAGTGTTGCTATcctcagcttttgttttgaacaAGAACAGGGAATTGAAGTAAACAAATTATTTGGACCTGATCCTGCAATTCCTACATGGGCAAGATTCCCAACGGTCTCAAGGGGAGTTTTGTTTGTGTTGGGAAAGCCAGATTTGGGCCCATTGTTTCCAGTTAGGAACCAGACTTGTGTTTATTATCTCATGATAGACATCTCATTTGCTTAACGACTCAGATTCCTCAGCTTGGAGTCCCTGTATGTGTAACAGTTATTGTCTGCCTCACTTTCCCCTCTTTTCAAGCAGAGCTATGTTCCACATGATTTCAAGAATCACTTGCTTTTGTAATCTTACACTTAGTTTCCTATGACACACCTGCCTCACTCCTCCTCTTGTTTTGAAAGGTCTTGGCTTTGGGCTTGCATGTGCAATATAAGAACAGTAGTACATTCTGTTTGCATTCCCTTGGTATTAATGATTATACAAGATGAAGAGTAATCAGTGGACAATAGCCCAGTGCCTCCCGGTATGAAATTGTCTTTGTAAGCACATGCAGTTCATCTAGCAAAAAATCACTAATTGATGGTTGTACTTGGCAGTGACCTGTCTGCGAATGGAATCAAAACATCCTTGTTCCTAGTCTGGAGGATTTAACTTGGGGACCCTTCTCCTTCTCTAGGAAGCCTTCTAAAAAAGCCatgaaatcatagaataatgGGTTGGCAAGTGAACTTGAGAGGTTATCCACGCTGagagccctgccctgcagcagggtcAAGTATAGCGTAGTCCTTCTCAAAAAAGGATTTTCTGTTACTTTGAGATATTGTTAATGTTACAGAAGCCTTGTGCAATTGTCTTTGCAGATTGCTGACTTTGGACTCTCCAACCTCTATCACAAAGACAAGTTTCTGCAGACCTTTTGTGGAAGCCCACTGTATGCTTCCCCTGAAATAGTTAATGGACGACCTTACAGAGGCCCAGAGGTAAGAAGGGTCAGTTTTTCTGTGGTGGTACTGGGATGTCCTTGATGATACCGGCCTTGTGGGTTAGTCTTAATAGTAGAGTTATTGTTCATGTATGTGTGAGTCAGTTTCTCCCATATTGAAAGTTCTCGAGCTGCCTTTGTTTGCTTTACCTGTGGTTATTTAGATGTTAGATTCTGGTTTGCCCATTGGTAGGTGCATCTGGACACGGCAGGGAGAATGGTGGGGATCAGCTTTCCTGGGCTTCACACTCATTGTCTCTGTATTGCAGGTTGACAGCTGGGCCCTTGGTGTATTGCTTTACACTCTGGTTTATGGAACGATGCCCTTTGATGGCTTTGATCACAAAAATCTCATCAGGCAAATCAGCAGTGGAGAATATCGTGAGCCAACACAGACCTCAGGTATAAAAAAGGAGTGAGGGCAATGTATTGAGCTGACAGGAGTTCAGAATGGAAGATTTGCCCCGTGCCTTTTGGAATATTTTGGTGTCATGTTAGaatgacacagaaaaaaaatctctcattcCCCTACTGACTTCATCTGCTCTCAATTCCCATCTGGGTACAGCATTTACCAAAAGCCCTTTTGAAATGAAAGTTTTATAGCAGATAGATTTTATTGCCTTGGGGAAACTTCAGCAAGCTCTTTTAACTAGATCtatggcagtggaagaaggtcTGTTAGCTATTGCAAGTGGAATTGTTCAGACAAGCTGTAAACTGATACAACATACTGGTAAAGACCAGCCCTCTGACTACACTGTAGTATATCATGAGCAGAGAGAGGGTGAATGGTCAGGGCAAAGCAGCCTATTATCTGAGAAGCTAGGCCAAAATCTGAATTAAATGCCACtgtgtttgcatttatttcttcttagaGGATAACACATTAAGCTGTCACTTGACAGAAAAGCATCAAGTCTGGGTCATTGACATAATAGCTCTTTACAgccttaaaaatatgtatatgtgtatatattattatatttagcTAAATATTCATCTCTCATCATTTGTTTGCCATCCATTCAATTTTCTGCTGCCTTGTCACTCTCTTTATAAAAagaatcatttaaaatatacagaatactacactttttatgaaaaaaaagtaaacctaAAAGCAGTCATATATAGAGCATTTAAAATATCCCAATTCccctttgttttcctccaaGTTTTGTAATTATTAGAGTAGACAACATTAGAACAGGGAgttggtggagtcaccatccctgggggtgttcaaggaatggttggacgtggtgcttagggatgtggtttagtgggtgatacttGTGGttgggggatggttggaccagatgatctgggaggtcctttccaaccttaaagattctatgattctatgaaagatTGGTGATTTCTTTCAGTAATATGGAACTATTCATTGACCAATACAACACAAATCTTAATTTATTTGATAAACAAATGTACCAATTCACCCTGGGTGTATCATGCTCTGTTGATAGAAAGTAGTCCTCAAATTCATTTTCCAGCATTGACTGATGGCCAAAGCCTTGCCCCCTTTCACATCTCCAGTTGTAAGAACcattatttttgtgcttttgatTAGCTTCAGGCTTCAGTTTTAAACTGAGGAAACCAAGAGTGCCAATATTTTAacctttatattttattctttgtcCATAGATGCTCGCGGTCTTATCAGATGGATGCTGATGGTGAACCCTGAACGCCGAGCAACCATTGAAGATATTGCCAACCACTGGTGGGTTAACTGGGGCTACAAGAGTAGTGTTTGTGACTGTGATGCCATGAGGGACTCTGAGTCCCCATTGCTGGCAAGGTTCATTGATTGGCATCACCGTTCTACTGGCCTCCAACCagagactgaaaccaaaatgaagTGCCTTTCTAAGCCCAAAGGTCCTGAAGTCACACTAGAGAGACAAAGGTCtctgaaaaaatcaaaaaaggaaaatgacattGCACAGTCCATCCAGGAAGGAGGAGCTGAAAATGCATCCAAACCCACCTCCAAGAGACCCAAAGGCATCCTGAAGAAAAGGAGCAACAGTGAACATCGATCTCACAGCGCAGGGTTCATTGAAGGTGTGGTCAGCCCAGTGTTACCCTCTGCTTTTAAGCTGGAGCAAGAGTTGTGTAGGACTGGCGTAGCCATTAAAAGTGTTGTGGAGGGAGAGGTAGTAGCCAAGTATGGCACTAAGCAGTCTTCACTAATGCCAAAAAAAGGAATCCTAAAGAAGACTCAGCAGAGAGAATCTGGCTATTACTCCTCTCCGGAACGAAGTGAATCTTCTGAACTCTTGGACAATAATGATGAAACAGTAAACAGTGACACTTCTCCAGGGGTCACAGAGCCATCCAGAAATGGGTCTTACAGTCATTCCTGCAGGCGTAAGGGTATCTTGAAACATAACAGCAAGTATTCTACCAGCAGCACTGAATCTGCTTTAATTAGCCCTGATACACCAACATTGGAGGCCATGGAAGAAGTGGTCCTGCCCGGGGATGCATTACCTCGAAGTTACAGTCGCCCTTCCAGCGTGATTAGTGATGACAGTATTTTGTCCAGTGACTCCTTTGATTTGCTGGACTTGCAAGAGAACAGGCCAAACAGACAGAGGATACGGAGCTGTGTCTCTGCTGAAAATTTCCTCCAGATCCAAGACTTCGAAGGACTTCAGAACTGCCCACGGCCACAGTACCTAAAACGGTATCGTAACCGTCTGGGGGACAGCAGTTTTTCCCTTCTCACAGACATGGATGATGTGACTCAGGTCTACAAGAAAGCCCTAGAGATCTGCAACAAGCTCAACTAGCAGACGGGAGatggaaagggaggggagggagttGTTCTGTGTACCTTTATGGTGAAGTAAGCCAGGTTACTGATTTGCTGATGATGGTAGGTTTTCCTTCAAAAGACTTGACTGTACCTACTTAGCTGAACTCCTAGCAAAGTCTAAAGTAGCCCCAAAGTCATCTCACACTTCTCTAATTCTGTGTCCTCAAAATATTACCCACCTGACCACAGAAAATCCTTTGGTCTTTGAATATGTGATGAAAATGTATCAGGATCTAGCAGACAAAAGCATCGAGATTTAATGGCTTGAAGTGAAAGTTAGACAGAATTAAAACTGGAAGTGAGGCACACACATTTTGAGAGGTTTCTAATTAATATTAGATTAGCTATATCAAGAGATGAGCTGAATTTTTCAAGTCAATTGTGGATGTCTTTTAGAAAGAGAAGCTTTACTTTCCCCTGAAATTATTCATCTGGATACAGGCATTACGTGTTGGGGATCTTCGGTTTGCATTGTGCAGGAGATCAGGCTGGATGGTCACCATGGTTCCTTCTGCCAGGGTGATCTGAGGAGGTGTCTGAACCCTTTCTGGGACAAATAATTCGAGAGTGTTAGCCTTGCATGGAGCAGGCATTCAGATCTGGCCCTTCCCATAGCCATTGCTCTTCAGTGAGCAGAAggccctattttttttttttccaactaccAGCAAAAGCAGAGTCAgagaaatgagaacagaaaCTGGAAGAAGTGGATGTTGTAAGCAGCTACATGAttcttcaaaacatttcaaCCCATGTActcagttttacttttttaaaaaggccGGCCAGATGGATGCCCATAGGTAGATGGATCTAACAAAGGGTTCCAAGGGCTAACAGACCCTCCAAGAGTTCAGTCAGTGTCAGCAAATGGTGCCACCTTGCTATTAGCTTGTAGTATCTGAGGGTGACAGGTAGTTTGTGAGCAGAATGTTAAGTAAAGAAAAGGTTGTAGCATGTAGGAAATGGATAGAGGTCAGAAAGTTGGTGGGAATATGCCTTTCtccaaatgaaaatgtttctaagTAGGTAGTAATGGAGCAAAAAGAATTGAGCGATGAAATGATAATAGTAGATTTGATAACATTTAGCATAAAAATGCAGGCCTCTATGTAGATAGTGTAGCTGGTACTGCGTGTGCAACGACGCCAGCTTGAAAAAACGGGAAGGATATGGGTGTGTGTTCTCAGACATACCTGAATATCCAGACTAAAGGCTTCAACTCCCATAAAGGTATCACATGGGTCTACTGGATTACCTGAATGTAAGCCTCTGTCAGAAAGGCACTGTGTGTTTGACAGGCCTGGGCAAACTGGAATCTTAAGGCCCGTTTCAGTCACATTTGTGTGAGCACATAGCCCCTGGCTATCTTAGAGGTGCACTGGTGTGAATAAATGGTAGGTTTCAGCCTATGATGTCAAATGAGCCACAGCTGCAAAATCCGTGTGTGCAGACATATCCAGAAGAGAGAAGCATGGCACAAACTCTGTTCTCACTCCTCCCCTGGAACTGGAACTGAAAACAGACTTTGTCCCGCTGTGTCCAAAATCCTAGAAATaatgcagaaatggaaaagtgTTCCTCTGGGAATTCAGGGGTAACCCCACAAACAGTTGGCATCTGGGGCAGGGAGCAATTTCACTTGCAAATTGTTTATTTGGTGCGTCACGGTACTTCAGTCTGCCAGTTCCTCCTAAAAACCAACAAGGTTTTATGCCTTGTATAAAGATGAATGAGCTCAAATTTCCTAAGCCAGTTAATCTGTCTCTGTGGAGAACCTTTTCTTCTCGTGAAACACTGGACCAAATTTGGCCCTGGAGTCAACAGCATCAATACCCACAAAATGTATGAGAGATGTGCTCTCAGGCAGTCAAGTGAAATTTGGCTCACTGCTCATTTGCTCAGGAAGGGCAATTTCAGGGCATTTCTCTACAGACCTGTATGACACGTTTGGTGTGATGCTCAGATGTCCTGCCTTCTCACAGGTCCTGCATTTGctcctttagcccatccaaaactaACACCCAATTTTGCAGTTTATTTAATTAACAGGTTTACTGTGATGTGTTTGAAAACAACCCAACGTAGTCTCCACGGCCTTTCAGAAACTTTACAGCCGCAGCTTTTAACTTGTGCCCTGGGGCAGAAGagccagatcctcagctggtGTAACTCAGCACCATCCTGTTGATGTGATGCAGCATCCCTTCGGTGGGGTTACACCGATTGACACCTTCCCTGTGGATCTGGTGCTAAATCTTGAGTGGATTTATAGAGGTTTTACGATGAAGGGAAGGGAACTCAACCAGCTGTGGCAGGGAACTGAGGAGCACCCTGAAGGCTCGTATCTACCTAGGCTTTTGCCCAGGCCTGCGTCCTTGTGTACAAATGTGAATGAGTGAGTGACTGCTTGCTGCCAAACTGGAAATGTTTCGTAGGGATTTACTGGCATGTTACTGGCATGTTACATGTTTACTGGCATGTTATCATTCctagaggagaagaaaaaaaaacttgactgcacattgtt encodes the following:
- the NUAK1 gene encoding NUAK family SNF1-like kinase 1 isoform X1, with the translated sequence MEGAEAAAPGSSSPAQPRCSSCGSGPGGGEAAAAAGAGAGAGAAAAMEEPLVGEAPAPSPGPRKQQGVKRHHHKHNLKHRYELQETLGKGTYGKVKRAIERFSGRVVAIKSIRKDKIKDEQDMVHIRREIEIMSSLSHPHIITIYEVFENKDKIVIIMEYASKGELYDYISERRRLSERETRHFFRQIVSAVHYCHKNGVVHRDLKLENILLDDNFNIKIADFGLSNLYHKDKFLQTFCGSPLYASPEIVNGRPYRGPEVDSWALGVLLYTLVYGTMPFDGFDHKNLIRQISSGEYREPTQTSDARGLIRWMLMVNPERRATIEDIANHWWVNWGYKSSVCDCDAMRDSESPLLARFIDWHHRSTGLQPETETKMKCLSKPKGPEVTLERQRSLKKSKKENDIAQSIQEGGAENASKPTSKRPKGILKKRSNSEHRSHSAGFIEGVVSPVLPSAFKLEQELCRTGVAIKSVVEGEVVAKYGTKQSSLMPKKGILKKTQQRESGYYSSPERSESSELLDNNDETVNSDTSPGVTEPSRNGSYSHSCRRKGILKHNSKYSTSSTESALISPDTPTLEAMEEVVLPGDALPRSYSRPSSVISDDSILSSDSFDLLDLQENRPNRQRIRSCVSAENFLQIQDFEGLQNCPRPQYLKRYRNRLGDSSFSLLTDMDDVTQVYKKALEICNKLN
- the NUAK1 gene encoding NUAK family SNF1-like kinase 1 isoform X2, whose product is MVHIRREIEIMSSLSHPHIITIYEVFENKDKIVIIMEYASKGELYDYISERRRLSERETRHFFRQIVSAVHYCHKNGVVHRDLKLENILLDDNFNIKIADFGLSNLYHKDKFLQTFCGSPLYASPEIVNGRPYRGPEVDSWALGVLLYTLVYGTMPFDGFDHKNLIRQISSGEYREPTQTSDARGLIRWMLMVNPERRATIEDIANHWWVNWGYKSSVCDCDAMRDSESPLLARFIDWHHRSTGLQPETETKMKCLSKPKGPEVTLERQRSLKKSKKENDIAQSIQEGGAENASKPTSKRPKGILKKRSNSEHRSHSAGFIEGVVSPVLPSAFKLEQELCRTGVAIKSVVEGEVVAKYGTKQSSLMPKKGILKKTQQRESGYYSSPERSESSELLDNNDETVNSDTSPGVTEPSRNGSYSHSCRRKGILKHNSKYSTSSTESALISPDTPTLEAMEEVVLPGDALPRSYSRPSSVISDDSILSSDSFDLLDLQENRPNRQRIRSCVSAENFLQIQDFEGLQNCPRPQYLKRYRNRLGDSSFSLLTDMDDVTQVYKKALEICNKLN